From one Paenibacillus sp. FSL K6-1330 genomic stretch:
- a CDS encoding serine hydrolase domain-containing protein, translated as MPRTKQRMLIAITCLLLLWTVLAKSVSALEVRDRTEILGDIDEYMIRSMKANHIGGASVAISHNDEVFYTKGYGTFADGQSITSETPFPIASLSKSITALAVLQLVDKGRIDLDEAYVSYFPELSPRDSRVRDITVRHLLNQTSGLNDRTNPDMTRTPQFHSLIEANPLLNEVELAHEPGTTYSYHNPNYMLLANLVESISGERFSDYLDRHIFKPLGMNHTFSVSTTQQINGNEAIPPGHYSILGRSLSRSEPLWFIDGPAGIVSTAEDMSKWMIAQYSGNLLPPALMNQFHSAGDIAPYGMGWLADRDESGGRTISHSGIFWTYKSEETVYLDEQMGISVMFNSGLNAFVNYSAFIDGIADIMRGEQPEISFFNDRNMETIMIVLILATLIWGAYDYVRIRRRKKRLRTIRLILITVGKLIPILILLSLSPLVTFIGGGRVLPWFGLWTTLSSPIIWLVVWSLVNLVHLASYIASMFKHTKSGQLKADNR; from the coding sequence ATGCCGAGAACAAAACAAAGAATGCTTATCGCAATTACCTGCTTGCTTCTGTTATGGACCGTGTTGGCGAAGTCCGTATCCGCGTTGGAAGTCCGAGACCGTACCGAAATTTTGGGGGACATTGACGAATACATGATCCGGAGCATGAAGGCCAATCACATCGGAGGTGCGTCTGTAGCGATATCCCATAACGACGAGGTCTTCTATACAAAAGGCTACGGTACATTTGCTGATGGCCAAAGCATTACGAGCGAGACGCCCTTTCCCATTGCTTCCCTAAGCAAGTCCATTACCGCTTTAGCCGTGCTGCAGCTGGTAGATAAAGGTCGGATTGATCTGGATGAGGCTTACGTTTCCTATTTTCCCGAACTTTCGCCTCGGGATTCCCGAGTCCGTGACATTACGGTCCGACATTTATTGAATCAGACCAGCGGCCTTAATGACAGAACAAATCCCGATATGACAAGGACTCCGCAGTTCCACTCACTGATTGAGGCAAACCCGTTATTAAACGAGGTTGAGCTCGCACATGAACCTGGAACAACCTACAGCTACCATAATCCCAACTACATGCTGTTGGCGAACCTCGTGGAAAGCATAAGCGGAGAGCGTTTTTCGGATTACCTGGATCGTCATATTTTTAAACCTCTGGGTATGAACCATACCTTCAGTGTCAGCACTACGCAGCAAATCAATGGGAATGAAGCTATCCCACCGGGTCATTACTCGATTCTAGGTCGTTCCTTGAGTCGCTCGGAGCCGCTGTGGTTCATTGACGGTCCCGCAGGCATCGTTTCAACCGCGGAAGACATGTCCAAGTGGATGATTGCCCAGTATAGCGGCAACCTTCTTCCCCCGGCGCTGATGAATCAATTTCATTCAGCCGGAGACATTGCTCCGTATGGCATGGGTTGGCTCGCAGATCGAGATGAATCAGGCGGTCGAACGATATCCCACAGTGGCATTTTCTGGACGTACAAGTCGGAAGAAACGGTTTATTTGGACGAGCAGATGGGGATTTCAGTGATGTTTAATTCGGGATTGAACGCTTTTGTGAATTACTCGGCGTTTATCGATGGGATCGCTGATATTATGAGGGGAGAGCAGCCCGAAATCTCTTTTTTTAATGACCGAAACATGGAGACCATCATGATTGTGCTGATCCTCGCGACGCTTATATGGGGAGCGTATGACTATGTTCGTATCCGTCGGAGGAAGAAACGGCTAAGGACCATTCGTTTGATTCTGATCACGGTCGGAAAGCTAATTCCTATCTTAATTCTGTTGTCCCTCTCCCCACTAGTAACGTTTATTGGCGGAGGACGCGTACTGCCTTGGTTCGGCCTCTGGACTACCCTGTCGTCACCCATCATATGGCTTGTTGTATGGTCACTTGTCAATCTTGTGCATTTGGCTTCTTATATAGCATCTATGTTCAAGCACACAAAGAGTGGCCAATTGAAGGCTGACAATCGATAA
- a CDS encoding DUF4358 domain-containing protein → MKKQCTEKRSFYSVMLAFVVVIGVLSGCAGKDDKTSEHLSATEIGKSIEQAVSLKEMKKQDLNKLQKLYKMDTDNVDDFIFYTSTSNVKADELAVIKLKDERQAESVKENIEQRIEAQKMKFKDYRPDEYFLVDHHVLKTKGPFVFFAVSTEADSMERTFDSAF, encoded by the coding sequence ATGAAAAAACAATGTACAGAAAAAAGAAGTTTTTACTCGGTTATGCTTGCATTCGTCGTCGTGATTGGCGTTTTGTCCGGATGCGCAGGCAAGGATGACAAGACTTCAGAACATCTATCGGCTACCGAAATCGGAAAAAGTATCGAACAGGCAGTGAGCCTAAAAGAAATGAAAAAGCAGGATCTGAATAAGCTGCAGAAATTGTATAAGATGGATACAGACAACGTGGATGATTTTATTTTTTATACGTCTACATCGAATGTAAAAGCTGATGAATTGGCCGTCATCAAGCTAAAGGATGAGCGTCAGGCAGAAAGCGTCAAAGAGAATATTGAGCAACGAATCGAAGCACAGAAAATGAAATTCAAGGATTATCGACCAGATGAATATTTTCTGGTCGATCATCATGTGTTAAAGACGAAGGGGCCATTTGTCTTTTTCGCGGTTTCTACAGAGGCTGACTCAATGGAGCGTACGTTTGACAGCGCATTTTAA